The DNA sequence ATCAAAATCGCTTTCTTCAATATTTGTCCCGGAAGCAGCACTGCCAAAAAGAACAACTTTTTGGCTAACGCTCTTTACCTTAGCAAGAAGTGGATCAAGTATAATCAGGTTTGCAATTAGCTTAAGTTGCCTGATAAGTGGATTTTTTAAATCAACCGTATAAAAAGACATTTTGCCCCGTTTTTCAACCACCACCAGATTATCCTCAGCTAAATCTTTCAAAGCAAAATTAATACCGGCACGGCTGACATTTGTTGCCTCTTTAATTTCCTTTTCTGTATATTTATAAGTAGGATTGGAGATTAAAAAGAAAAGAATTTTGTGATAGTTGGTAAAAAATAGTTTCTCTTTTACACTCATTTTATTTAACCTCATTCTAATATATTAGATTTAAGTCTATTATATTAGAACATCAAGACACCGTCAACTAAATGTAAAGGGCAGCCCTTAGT is a window from the Candidatus Oleimmundimicrobium sp. genome containing:
- a CDS encoding nucleotidyltransferase domain-containing protein, translating into MSVKEKLFFTNYHKILFFLISNPTYKYTEKEIKEATNVSRAGINFALKDLAEDNLVVVEKRGKMSFYTVDLKNPLIRQLKLIANLIILDPLLAKVKSVSQKVVLFGSAASGTNIEESDFDLFVLSNNPRKILDIVSDSQLAEKIQLIVKKPIDVPSLKKKDPIFYDEIERGLVLWERENE